From one Chanodichthys erythropterus isolate Z2021 chromosome 3, ASM2448905v1, whole genome shotgun sequence genomic stretch:
- the slc25a19 gene encoding mitochondrial thiamine pyrophosphate carrier, giving the protein MVGYDPNAQGSALTPEEAALAGSAAGMVTRALISPLDVIKIRFQLQIEQVSWRNRQGKYWGLWQATRCILTEEGLPAFWKGHIPAQLLSVCYGAVQFASFEALTELVHEKTSYNSQTPGVHFICGGLAACSATVACQPLDTLRTRFAAQGEPKIYRNLRHAVGTMFHSEGPFTFYRGLTPTLVAVFPYAGLQFFFYNILKKLLAHKDAKSKGGLHSLISGSCAGVISKTLTYPFDLIKKRLQVGGFEEARMQFGQVRTYQGFADCLLRIGREESLRGYFKGLSPSLLKAAFSTGFTFFWYEFFISAIVSLKSS; this is encoded by the exons ATGGTGGGATATGATCCCAACGCCCAAGGTTCGGCTCTTACCCCGGAGGAAGCTGCCCTGGCCGGGTCAGCAGCAGGCATGGTCACCCGTGCCCTCATCAGCCCTCTGGATGTCATCAAAATCAGGTTTCAG TTGCAGATCGAGCAGGTGTCCTGGAGGAATCGGCAGGGGAAGTACTGGGGTTTATGGCAGGCCACACGCTGCATTCTGACTGAAGAAGGACTTCCTGCTTTCTGGAAAGGACACATTCCTGCCCAGCTGCTGTCTGTGTGTTATGGGGCAGTTCAG TTTGCGAGTTTCGAGGCCTTGACAGAGCTGGTCCACGAGAAAACCTCCTATAACAGCCAGACCCCAGGAGTCCATTTCATCTGTGGCGGTTTGGCCGCCTGCTCCGCCACCGTTGCCTGCCAGCCGCTGGATACCCTCCGCACACGCTTCGCTGCCCAGGGCGAACCCAAG ATATATCGTAACCTCAGACATGCGGTCGGCACAATGTTTCACTCAGAAGGGCCCTTCACCTTCTACAGGGGCCTCACACCCACTCTTGTGGCGGTGTTTCCATATGCAGGACTGCAGTTCTTCTTTTATAATATCCTGAAGAAACTTCTGGCGCACAAGGACGCCAAATCTAAAG GAGGTTTACACAGTCTCATCAGTGGCAGTTGCGCTGGCGTCATCAGTAAAACTCTCACGTATCCTTTCGACTTGATTAAAAAGAGACTTCAAGTGGGTGGATTTGAAGAGGCCAGGATGCAGTTTGGACAG GTGCGGACATATCAGGGGTTTGCAGACTGTTTGTTGAGGATCGGCAGAGAGGAAAGTCTTCGGGGTTACTTTAAGGGACTCTCTCCAAGTCTCCTGAAGGCCGCTTTCTCCACAGGCTTCACCTTCTTCTGGTACGAGTTCTTCATCAGTGCCATTGTGAGCCTCAAGAGCAGTTAG
- the LOC137017889 gene encoding myeloid-associated differentiation marker homolog has translation MLHVDFRTLILPVGIVRMLEVVLTCICFALTASAGVPSNGQSHWAWCMFCWCFCCFTTLLILILEFTNLNTKVLISWEDFTMAFAMLSTLMMLTIAIIYPTFFACSSCSRQIGASAVSWLCFGLYAAEVWLIHKKPGEISGFLTTVPGLLKILETFVSCIIFMSLSPGEYRRFPGTQWCVAVYSICFIFSLLIILLTIARLLHVFPFSFDKAVTTFNILAVAMYATAVVLWPLYAFDKNSHPDECNHCSWDDLVVVTFMTVINLLVYIGDMAYSVKIVFFTHHEQGG, from the coding sequence ATGTTGCACGTGGATTTCAGAACACTGATTCTGCCTGTTGGCATTGTGCGGATGCTGGAGGTGGTTCTGACTTGCATCTGCTTTGCATTGACGGCATCAGCAGGAGTCCCGAGCAACGGTCAGTCCCACTGGGCCTGGTGCATGTTCTGCTGGTGCTTCTGCTGTTTCACGACCCTCCTCATCCTCATCCTGGAGTTCACCAACCTCAACACCAAAGTGCTCATTTCCTGGGAGGACTTCACCATGGCCTTTGCTATGCTGTCTACACTTATGATGCTCACCATTGCTATCATCTATCCCACGTTCTTCGCCTGCTCCTCCTGCTCCAGGCAGATCGGGGCTTCTGCAGTGTCCTGGTTGTGTTTCGGACTGTACGCCGCCGAGGTCTGGTTGATCCACAAAAAACCTGGTGAAATCAGCGGCTTTCTCACCACCGTCCCTGGTCTCCTCAAGATCCTGGAGACCTTTGTTTCCTGCATCATATTCATGTCTTTGAGTCCTGGCGAATATAGGAGGTTTCCGGGAACGCAGTGGTGTGTGGCCGTCTACTCCATatgtttcattttttcattgCTAATTATTCTCCTCACCATTGCCAGGCTGTTGCATGTCTTTCCGTTTTCTTTCGACAAGGCGGTCACCACCTTCAACATCCTGGCCGTGGCTATGTACGCAACCGCTGTTGTTCTCTGGCCGTTGTACGCATTTGACAAAAACTCACATCCTGATGAATGTAACCACTGTTCATGGGATGATCTGGTGGTGGTGACCTTCATGACTGTCATCAACCTCTTGGTATACATTGGAGATATGGCCTACTCGGTTAAAATAGTATTCTTTACCCATCATGAACAGGGTGGTTAA
- the amdhd2 gene encoding N-acetylglucosamine-6-phosphate deacetylase isoform X1 has protein sequence MKLQPMIMCVSCCGIRKRNESRARSLLPVVFKCKGGISGEMPSNKSVSDAPITQFVNCRILKDHRLQWEDLWVREGKILNPERLFFDEEGFADHKVDCENKIIAPGFIDVQINGGYGIDFSQASSDIRGGVAVVAKKILEHGVTSFCPTLVTSPPDIYHKVLPELRVQDGGPEGAGVLGIHLEGPFISEEKRGAHPPKFLRTFKAGGVADLMETYGHLDNVAMVTLAPELANSAAAIRELSGRGIAVSLGHSMADLSQAEEAVQNGATFITHLFNAMLPFHHRDPGIVGLLTSDRIPPGQNVYYGMIADGIHTHPAALRIAHRAHPAGLVLVTDAVTAMGLPPGRHSLGQQQIDIQGLHAYVAGTTTLSGSIATMDMCVRHFREVSGCTVEAALEAASLHPAQMLGVSHRKGTLEYSTDADFIVLDDTLTVRETYIAGQQVWRK, from the exons ATGAAACTACAGCCGATGATCATGTGCGTGTCATGTTGTGGTATCCGTAAGAGGAATGAATCAAGAGCTCGATCGCTTCTTCCG GTTGTTTTTAAGTGTAAGGGTGGGATTTCGGGAGAGATGCCGTCCAATAAGAGTGTCTCAGATGCCCCGATCACACAGTTTGTGAACTGTAGGATCCTGAAGGACCACAGATTGCAATG GGAAGACTTGTGGGTTCGCGAGGGCAAGATTTTGAACCCAGAGAGGCTGTTCTTCGATGAGGAGGGTTTTGCGGACCACAAAGTTGACTGCGAGAATAAAATCATTGCACCTGGATTCATAGATGTACAGATAAATG GTGGATATGGGATTGACTTCTCCCAGGCCAGCAGTGACATCAGAGGGGGCGTGGCTGTGGTGGCCAAAAAGATTCTAGAACACGGTGTCACTTCCTTCTGCCCTACTCTCGTCACGTCTCCACCAGACATATACCACAAG GTCCTTCCTGAGCTCAGAGTTCAGGATGGAGGTCCTGAAGGGGCAGGAGTTTTAG GTATTCATCTGGAGGGGCCGTTCATCAGTGAAGAGAAGAGAGGCGCCCACCCTCCAAAGTTCCTCCGCACTTTTAAAGCCGGGGGCGTGGCTGACCTGATGGAGACCTATGGCCACCTGGACAATGTTGCCATGGTAACACTCGCACCAGAACTGGCCAATAGCGCGGCTGCAATCCGTGAACTGTCAGGAAGGGGCATAGCGGTGTCATTGG GTCACTCGATGGCTGATCTCTCTCAGGCTGAAGAGGCTGTGCAGAATGGAGCCACATTCATTACACACTTGTTCAATGCCATGTTGCCT TTTCATCACCGGGACCCGGGCATTGTGGGATTGCTTACAAGCGATCGTATTCCACCAGGTCAGAATGTTTACTATGGTATGATCGCAGACGGGATACACACACACCCTGCAGCGCTGCGCATCGCCCACAGAGCTCATCCCGCAG GGTTGGTGTTGGTCACTGACGCTGTGACAGCGATGGGTCTCCCTCCGGGCCGACACTCACTTGGACAGCAGCAGATCGACATCCAGGGGCTTCACGCATATGTCGCAG GCACTACAACTTTGAGTGGCAGCATTGCGACCATGGACATGTGTGTGAGACACTTCAGAGAGGTGTCAG GTTGTACTGTTGAAGCCGCATTAGAGGCTGCATCGCTGCATCCTGCTCAGATGCTGGGCGTCAGTCACAGGAAGGGAACGCTGGAGTACAGCACAGATGCAG ATTTTATAGTACTTGATGACACACTGACTGTCAGGGAAACCTACATTGCTGGACAGCAGGTCTggaggaagtga
- the amdhd2 gene encoding N-acetylglucosamine-6-phosphate deacetylase isoform X2: MLMVVFKCKGGISGEMPSNKSVSDAPITQFVNCRILKDHRLQWEDLWVREGKILNPERLFFDEEGFADHKVDCENKIIAPGFIDVQINGGYGIDFSQASSDIRGGVAVVAKKILEHGVTSFCPTLVTSPPDIYHKVLPELRVQDGGPEGAGVLGIHLEGPFISEEKRGAHPPKFLRTFKAGGVADLMETYGHLDNVAMVTLAPELANSAAAIRELSGRGIAVSLGHSMADLSQAEEAVQNGATFITHLFNAMLPFHHRDPGIVGLLTSDRIPPGQNVYYGMIADGIHTHPAALRIAHRAHPAGLVLVTDAVTAMGLPPGRHSLGQQQIDIQGLHAYVAGTTTLSGSIATMDMCVRHFREVSGCTVEAALEAASLHPAQMLGVSHRKGTLEYSTDADFIVLDDTLTVRETYIAGQQVWRK, encoded by the exons ATGCTTATG GTTGTTTTTAAGTGTAAGGGTGGGATTTCGGGAGAGATGCCGTCCAATAAGAGTGTCTCAGATGCCCCGATCACACAGTTTGTGAACTGTAGGATCCTGAAGGACCACAGATTGCAATG GGAAGACTTGTGGGTTCGCGAGGGCAAGATTTTGAACCCAGAGAGGCTGTTCTTCGATGAGGAGGGTTTTGCGGACCACAAAGTTGACTGCGAGAATAAAATCATTGCACCTGGATTCATAGATGTACAGATAAATG GTGGATATGGGATTGACTTCTCCCAGGCCAGCAGTGACATCAGAGGGGGCGTGGCTGTGGTGGCCAAAAAGATTCTAGAACACGGTGTCACTTCCTTCTGCCCTACTCTCGTCACGTCTCCACCAGACATATACCACAAG GTCCTTCCTGAGCTCAGAGTTCAGGATGGAGGTCCTGAAGGGGCAGGAGTTTTAG GTATTCATCTGGAGGGGCCGTTCATCAGTGAAGAGAAGAGAGGCGCCCACCCTCCAAAGTTCCTCCGCACTTTTAAAGCCGGGGGCGTGGCTGACCTGATGGAGACCTATGGCCACCTGGACAATGTTGCCATGGTAACACTCGCACCAGAACTGGCCAATAGCGCGGCTGCAATCCGTGAACTGTCAGGAAGGGGCATAGCGGTGTCATTGG GTCACTCGATGGCTGATCTCTCTCAGGCTGAAGAGGCTGTGCAGAATGGAGCCACATTCATTACACACTTGTTCAATGCCATGTTGCCT TTTCATCACCGGGACCCGGGCATTGTGGGATTGCTTACAAGCGATCGTATTCCACCAGGTCAGAATGTTTACTATGGTATGATCGCAGACGGGATACACACACACCCTGCAGCGCTGCGCATCGCCCACAGAGCTCATCCCGCAG GGTTGGTGTTGGTCACTGACGCTGTGACAGCGATGGGTCTCCCTCCGGGCCGACACTCACTTGGACAGCAGCAGATCGACATCCAGGGGCTTCACGCATATGTCGCAG GCACTACAACTTTGAGTGGCAGCATTGCGACCATGGACATGTGTGTGAGACACTTCAGAGAGGTGTCAG GTTGTACTGTTGAAGCCGCATTAGAGGCTGCATCGCTGCATCCTGCTCAGATGCTGGGCGTCAGTCACAGGAAGGGAACGCTGGAGTACAGCACAGATGCAG ATTTTATAGTACTTGATGACACACTGACTGTCAGGGAAACCTACATTGCTGGACAGCAGGTCTggaggaagtga
- the amdhd2 gene encoding N-acetylglucosamine-6-phosphate deacetylase isoform X3 has translation MPSNKSVSDAPITQFVNCRILKDHRLQWEDLWVREGKILNPERLFFDEEGFADHKVDCENKIIAPGFIDVQINGGYGIDFSQASSDIRGGVAVVAKKILEHGVTSFCPTLVTSPPDIYHKVLPELRVQDGGPEGAGVLGIHLEGPFISEEKRGAHPPKFLRTFKAGGVADLMETYGHLDNVAMVTLAPELANSAAAIRELSGRGIAVSLGHSMADLSQAEEAVQNGATFITHLFNAMLPFHHRDPGIVGLLTSDRIPPGQNVYYGMIADGIHTHPAALRIAHRAHPAGLVLVTDAVTAMGLPPGRHSLGQQQIDIQGLHAYVAGTTTLSGSIATMDMCVRHFREVSGCTVEAALEAASLHPAQMLGVSHRKGTLEYSTDADFIVLDDTLTVRETYIAGQQVWRK, from the exons ATGCCGTCCAATAAGAGTGTCTCAGATGCCCCGATCACACAGTTTGTGAACTGTAGGATCCTGAAGGACCACAGATTGCAATG GGAAGACTTGTGGGTTCGCGAGGGCAAGATTTTGAACCCAGAGAGGCTGTTCTTCGATGAGGAGGGTTTTGCGGACCACAAAGTTGACTGCGAGAATAAAATCATTGCACCTGGATTCATAGATGTACAGATAAATG GTGGATATGGGATTGACTTCTCCCAGGCCAGCAGTGACATCAGAGGGGGCGTGGCTGTGGTGGCCAAAAAGATTCTAGAACACGGTGTCACTTCCTTCTGCCCTACTCTCGTCACGTCTCCACCAGACATATACCACAAG GTCCTTCCTGAGCTCAGAGTTCAGGATGGAGGTCCTGAAGGGGCAGGAGTTTTAG GTATTCATCTGGAGGGGCCGTTCATCAGTGAAGAGAAGAGAGGCGCCCACCCTCCAAAGTTCCTCCGCACTTTTAAAGCCGGGGGCGTGGCTGACCTGATGGAGACCTATGGCCACCTGGACAATGTTGCCATGGTAACACTCGCACCAGAACTGGCCAATAGCGCGGCTGCAATCCGTGAACTGTCAGGAAGGGGCATAGCGGTGTCATTGG GTCACTCGATGGCTGATCTCTCTCAGGCTGAAGAGGCTGTGCAGAATGGAGCCACATTCATTACACACTTGTTCAATGCCATGTTGCCT TTTCATCACCGGGACCCGGGCATTGTGGGATTGCTTACAAGCGATCGTATTCCACCAGGTCAGAATGTTTACTATGGTATGATCGCAGACGGGATACACACACACCCTGCAGCGCTGCGCATCGCCCACAGAGCTCATCCCGCAG GGTTGGTGTTGGTCACTGACGCTGTGACAGCGATGGGTCTCCCTCCGGGCCGACACTCACTTGGACAGCAGCAGATCGACATCCAGGGGCTTCACGCATATGTCGCAG GCACTACAACTTTGAGTGGCAGCATTGCGACCATGGACATGTGTGTGAGACACTTCAGAGAGGTGTCAG GTTGTACTGTTGAAGCCGCATTAGAGGCTGCATCGCTGCATCCTGCTCAGATGCTGGGCGTCAGTCACAGGAAGGGAACGCTGGAGTACAGCACAGATGCAG ATTTTATAGTACTTGATGACACACTGACTGTCAGGGAAACCTACATTGCTGGACAGCAGGTCTggaggaagtga
- the jmjd8 gene encoding jmjC domain-containing protein 8, which produces MDQNLRALLLLLLVLLPASSHCSGGDDGGWGLDSSIEDEGECNIEIRDVKSITHTEFIKEYAYAKPVILRGLTDNTKFRFLCSKSNLVREYGEKTVRLSTANTHSYRKVDVRFEEFVKFLLTPQSEDTLGSDTLYFFGDNNFTEWHSLFEEYKAPPFSLPLMHPAYSFGIAGPGTGVPFHWHGPGYSEVIYGRKRWFLYPPDEAPEFHPNHTTLSWVSLSYPNLELHQRPLECTIRPGEVLFFPDRWWHATLNLDTSVFISTFLG; this is translated from the exons ATGGATCAGAATCTCAGGGCTCTGTTACTGCTCCTGTTAGTGCTTTTACCGGCTTCATCTCACTGCAGTGGAGGAGATGATGGAGGATG gggaCTGGATTCCAGTATAGAGGATGAAGGCGAATGCAACATTGAGATCAGAGATGTGAAGTCAATAACACACACAGAGTTTATTAAAGA GTATGCTTATGCAAAACCAGTTATACTCCGAGGACTAACAGATAACACT AAGTTCCGCTTTCTGTGTTCCAAATCCAACCTGGTGAGAGAGTACGGAGAGAAAACGGTCCGTCTCAGCACAGCCAATACACACTCGTACAGGAAAG TGGACGTGAGGTTTGAAGAGTTTGTAAAGTTCCTTTTGACCCCTCAGTCTGAAGACACCCTGGGCAGTG ATACGCTGTACTTTTTCGGGGACAATAACTTCACTGAGTGGCATTCTCTGTTTGAAGAGTATAAAGCGCCACCCTTTTCTCTTCCACTCATGCATCCTGCATATAGCTTCGGGATTGCTG GACCAGGTACTGGCGTCCCGTTTCACTGGCACGGCCCCGGCTACTCTGAAGTTATCTACGGCAGGAAG CGTTGGTTCCTGTACCCCCCTGACGAGGCACCCGAGTTCCACCCCAACCACACCACTCTGTCCTGGGTCTCTCTGTCCTACCCAAACCTGGAGCTCCACCAGAGGCCCCTGGAGTGCACTATACGACCTGGAGAG GTGCTGTTTTTTCCAGACCGCTGGTGGCATGCCACTCTAAATCTGGACACCAGCGTCTTCATTTCAACCTTTTTGGGTTAA